From a single Clostridium isatidis genomic region:
- the fliQ gene encoding flagellar biosynthesis protein FliQ, producing MSQNLVTGIVKDSLFTALKVVGPILVVSILIGLIISIFQATTQIQEQTLTFVPKLIGVALTGLILGSFMSQTIIDFTKRIFDIIINIS from the coding sequence ATGAGTCAAAATTTAGTTACTGGTATTGTTAAAGATTCCTTATTTACAGCTTTAAAAGTAGTCGGACCAATTTTGGTAGTTTCTATCTTAATTGGTTTAATAATAAGTATTTTTCAGGCTACAACCCAAATTCAAGAACAGACTTTAACCTTTGTACCTAAATTAATAGGGGTTGCACTAACAGGATTAATTTTAGGGAGTTTTATGTCTCAAACTATAATTGATTTTACAAAGAGAATATTTGATATAATTATTAATATATCTTAG